TGATATGTttataatttttaaaataaatgtatAATCAATAATTTTATGATATACTTATTTTCATTTAACTAAAACGACTAGTTTTATTGATAGCCTCGTCAAAACCATATTCGGAAAAATATTTTGAGCTGGGAATTATAGTCATTTTCAAATTATAGCCGTTGGATGTgatgatatttgatttttggCTTACAAAATTTGGCCAACGGTGGTAGCACTACTTTTTATTAGTAGGCCAAAAAAGCATATTAGAGGAAATATTCTGTTTTTGGTAGGCTAAAACCATTTGGCTTTTAGCCTACCATGGGAGATGCTCTTATGGAAGTATATCATTTATAATTGGAAATTATTAAGGCAATGTTCATCATCgttatttaccattataaatataaaCGATTTAAGGTGGTTAGATTTGATTTGTTCATTTAGAATAGTGATtcgcccaaagaaaaaaaatggcatTCATAATCGCTGACTAATAATTTGTATAAGTCGTATTGAGAGAGGGACCTATATATAAGATGAGTGATTTGGATCGTCAGGCCTTATTTTCAAGATGAGGTCTTCCCACTTTTTCAGAAATATAAAAGATGTTACTGGAGAAGAAGGCTTGATGATTCAAACCTATAAGAGATATCTTTGTAAAATGACTCCTACAAATTATTAGCCggtatcatatgcaatccatgtAACCCGTAATATATGCCATTTAAGCTATCAAAATCTACCAGATAATTATAAGCATATATTGATATTAAGCAATCTATATTCTACATTGTTCTGAAGACAGGCAATATATATGTAGTACATCTAAATAGCTAAAATATCTCTGTAAAGTTGGAATTAGGTGTTGCAGTAGGTATTCCAAAGGGCACATCATCATAGTTGGCTCTACTGCTGATCAGCTTCTGTTGGCTGCTTTCCATGAAATACTGATCTCCTTGGCTCACACCAGAATTTCTAGAAGTAGAGCAAGACTGGGAATTAGCGACAATATTATTAACCCTACGCGGTCCTTGATGATTTCCGGTAAGGCGTTGCACCAGACCCATGAACTCCTCAGGTTGTACATGAATAATCTTGGGCGATATCAGATACACTATAACCGGATTCTGTGGGTCCGTTTTCTTTTTCGCCATCATCTTCTTCGAATTCTTGCTCACTGTAAGAGCTGCAGGCCTAGGACCCTGCAACTGTGAATGCGGCCTTGCAATAAAACTA
Above is a genomic segment from Rosa chinensis cultivar Old Blush chromosome 3, RchiOBHm-V2, whole genome shotgun sequence containing:
- the LOC112195365 gene encoding VQ motif-containing protein 8, chloroplastic-like is translated as MNFSSVENRGKPTSFIARPHSQLQGPRPAALTVSKNSKKMMAKKKTDPQNPVIVYLISPKIIHVQPEEFMGLVQRLTGNHQGPRRVNNIVANSQSCSTSRNSGVSQGDQYFMESSQQKLISSRANYDDVPFGIPTATPNSNFTEIF